A single window of Metallosphaera hakonensis JCM 8857 = DSM 7519 DNA harbors:
- the csm4 gene encoding type III-A CRISPR-associated RAMP protein Csm4, with protein sequence MKLITLKFLSPFKIGEKENYVDSITLYRAFIKALTLLGYSFEEIRKGDVKFSSTFPVVSNRPYLKIPFRRVECNERTMDKELRKIEYIDVDILRSVEPPYLLQCQGERRYLVGNGVERLELENKYLTSHGGIIVEYKNRIDRLVNSADIYTSPSFMPKHDLGFFVTMWDNELDKALRLLEKLGIGKDRNLGYGKFIVKEIKDYDLNLGNRRYRYLTGRAYPEGEFMTDRFDRVQMMGGDISPVLLPLLVLLPTGSLVKNVKRLYLEKGENVVVVDPMVL encoded by the coding sequence ATGAAATTAATAACACTGAAGTTCCTCTCGCCCTTCAAAATAGGGGAGAAGGAGAACTACGTAGATAGCATAACTCTCTACAGGGCCTTTATTAAGGCGTTGACCCTCCTGGGATATTCCTTTGAGGAGATAAGGAAGGGAGACGTAAAGTTCTCATCTACGTTTCCTGTGGTGAGCAACAGGCCCTACCTGAAGATCCCATTCAGGAGAGTGGAGTGCAATGAGAGGACTATGGATAAGGAATTGAGAAAGATCGAATACATAGACGTTGATATCCTGAGAAGCGTGGAACCACCCTACTTACTCCAATGCCAAGGGGAGAGGAGATACCTTGTTGGTAATGGAGTTGAGAGGCTTGAATTGGAGAACAAATACCTCACCTCCCACGGAGGCATCATAGTGGAATACAAGAATAGGATAGATAGACTTGTAAATTCTGCTGATATTTATACCTCACCGTCCTTCATGCCCAAGCATGATTTGGGATTTTTTGTTACCATGTGGGACAACGAATTAGACAAGGCCTTAAGGCTCTTGGAGAAACTTGGTATAGGGAAGGATAGGAACTTAGGTTATGGTAAGTTCATCGTTAAGGAAATCAAGGATTATGACTTGAACTTAGGGAATAGAAGGTATAGGTACTTGACTGGAAGGGCCTATCCAGAAGGGGAATTCATGACGGATAGGTTCGATAGGGTTCAAATGATGGGTGGGGATATAAGCCCTGTGCTTCTTCCACTGCTCGTCCTCCTTCCCACGGGCTCACTGGTAAAGAACGTGAAGAGGTTATATTTGGAGAAAGGTGAGAACGTTGTAGTGGTTGATCCTATGGTTCTATAA
- a CDS encoding YncE family protein produces the protein MNDKSRSYKLIITVSMTLIALLLILTLMLQLQNNNLGHVEYTLYLSNNTLMKGDAIPKFHTLNAPYCIVYDPNGYVYVTDFLSNSVFVINASTNKVVTNISVGLYPTGIAYDPNGYVYVVNSGSNSISVINPSTNGVIANISVPGGSNIVYDSHNDHLYVTDPGGNSISIINPSSNTVTKIVRVSGPYGITYDPINDLIYVTNYYSGTVSVINPNTSQVVTNISVGLYPTGIAYDPNGYVYVVNSGSNSISVINPSTNRVVTNIRVGESPYAIAYDYHTGYLYVTNFGSNFISIINPTMNKIIGNVRVEYYPHGITYDPINDRIYVTNYYSGTISIVSTSSSVNVFTIFILLWIIIIATIVGLLLRLLLIGKWRRRA, from the coding sequence ATGAACGATAAATCTAGATCGTATAAGTTAATAATAACGGTATCAATGACGTTGATTGCATTACTATTAATATTAACTTTGATGCTACAATTACAAAACAACAATCTAGGTCATGTCGAGTACACATTATACCTCTCCAATAATACGCTAATGAAAGGCGATGCAATCCCGAAGTTCCATACCTTAAACGCGCCCTACTGTATTGTTTACGATCCCAACGGGTACGTATACGTAACGGACTTTCTGTCCAATTCGGTCTTTGTCATCAATGCCAGTACAAACAAAGTGGTTACGAACATATCAGTTGGATTATATCCCACGGGCATCGCTTACGATCCCAACGGCTACGTATACGTGGTGAACAGCGGTTCCAACTCCATCTCGGTCATTAACCCTAGTACAAACGGTGTTATCGCTAATATATCAGTGCCCGGCGGTTCCAACATTGTTTATGACTCGCACAATGATCATCTTTATGTAACTGATCCGGGCGGTAATTCCATCTCCATCATCAACCCAAGTTCCAATACGGTAACTAAAATCGTAAGAGTGAGCGGTCCCTACGGTATCACTTACGATCCCATCAACGATCTCATATACGTGACGAACTATTACTCCGGGACTGTTTCAGTGATTAATCCTAACACCAGCCAAGTGGTTACGAACATATCAGTTGGATTATATCCCACGGGCATCGCTTACGATCCCAACGGCTACGTATACGTGGTGAACAGCGGTTCCAACTCCATCTCGGTCATTAACCCTAGTACCAACAGGGTGGTTACAAACATAAGAGTAGGCGAAAGTCCCTACGCTATTGCCTATGATTACCATACCGGTTACCTATACGTAACTAACTTTGGTTCTAACTTTATCTCTATTATTAATCCTACGATGAACAAAATTATTGGAAATGTGAGGGTAGAATATTATCCTCACGGTATCACTTACGATCCCATCAACGACCGCATATACGTGACGAACTATTACTCCGGGACTATTTCAATTGTTTCCACTTCTTCATCCGTCAACGTTTTTACTATTTTTATCTTATTGTGGATAATTATTATTGCAACAATTGTTGGGTTATTACTAAGGTTATTACTAATTGGGAAATGGAGGAGACGAGCTTGA
- the cas6 gene encoding CRISPR-associated endoribonuclease Cas6 — MIFTFTFEVRPDRDVLVPPFTSKLSRTIFLDFSPTYSKHVEAEVYKPFRVTVVKEGNRPIYSRGKGFVTLKGEKVYNFAVSTLLQEVVEEVIPKASLTKELFNAKFRVEMANVEIRNELGVEDSRLYKMYFNTPTLLQPPRPKFRKKENRFLLFPYVPSIFYSLSSHWNRFMSEKIVGVTGSKTLYYFREVDYELNPVSTFYGSTPTRGFVGWVLFELRARRNSKLRADLRKLLDYANYFGLGKSRSIGFGEVKLMISRENTDGSHDKRAGY, encoded by the coding sequence ATGATATTTACTTTTACTTTTGAAGTGAGGCCCGACAGAGATGTTCTAGTTCCCCCGTTCACCTCCAAGCTCAGCAGGACAATTTTCCTAGACTTCTCCCCCACTTACTCGAAACACGTGGAGGCCGAGGTTTACAAGCCCTTCAGAGTAACGGTGGTGAAGGAGGGTAATAGGCCCATTTACTCCCGTGGAAAAGGTTTCGTTACACTCAAGGGAGAGAAAGTGTATAACTTCGCCGTAAGTACCCTCCTCCAAGAGGTGGTAGAGGAGGTGATACCCAAGGCCTCCCTGACCAAGGAGTTGTTCAACGCCAAGTTCCGTGTTGAGATGGCCAACGTTGAGATTAGGAACGAGCTGGGAGTTGAGGACTCTAGGCTCTATAAGATGTACTTCAATACTCCCACATTGCTCCAACCTCCTAGGCCTAAGTTCAGGAAGAAGGAGAACCGTTTCCTGCTTTTCCCATATGTCCCCTCCATATTCTACTCCCTCTCCTCCCACTGGAACAGATTCATGAGCGAGAAGATAGTTGGAGTGACGGGCAGCAAGACGCTCTACTACTTCAGGGAGGTAGATTACGAGCTCAACCCGGTGAGTACTTTTTATGGTAGCACGCCTACTAGAGGTTTCGTGGGATGGGTCCTCTTCGAGTTGAGAGCAAGGCGCAACAGCAAGCTGAGGGCAGATCTGAGGAAGCTTCTCGACTACGCCAACTACTTCGGCCTAGGGAAGAGCAGGAGCATTGGGTTCGGTGAGGTTAAGTTAATGATTTCCAGGGAGAATACGGACGGCTCCCACGATAAGAGAGCCGGTTATTAG
- the cas4a gene encoding type I-A CRISPR-associated protein Cas4/Csa1, which translates to MFFTSSEILLLSKRIKKMPRNVDEELRGWNWGEPPIYSQHSSQVSVSELGYCSALRNVYLRLKGQKGEENPNLRKGFVIHSVYAEAITTVKRLIYSGEVDGNRLKTYMNDEFYRVLREYEDYSVFAKVLWDYVTNIYSAELDRAKSKFTNLTEDSLVSAVVPFYVEFPVDGALVGLSNSLRIDAFVPFIPLIAEMKSGKYRYSHELSLAGYALAVESQYEVPVDFGYLCYVNVTEKEVKSNCKLIPISDALRSEFLEVRDKGLGILDSGVDPGVANDCEKECLFYKVCHTG; encoded by the coding sequence ATGTTCTTCACTTCTTCAGAAATTTTGCTACTTTCCAAGAGGATTAAAAAGATGCCTAGGAACGTCGACGAAGAGCTTAGGGGTTGGAACTGGGGCGAACCACCTATCTACTCCCAGCATTCCTCTCAGGTCTCGGTCTCTGAACTTGGGTACTGTAGTGCCCTCAGGAACGTTTACCTGAGACTTAAGGGGCAGAAGGGAGAGGAAAACCCCAACTTGAGGAAGGGCTTCGTGATTCACTCCGTCTACGCCGAGGCCATAACAACAGTGAAGAGACTGATCTATTCTGGAGAGGTGGACGGTAACAGGTTAAAGACTTATATGAACGACGAATTCTACAGGGTCTTGAGGGAATACGAGGATTACTCCGTCTTCGCTAAGGTGCTCTGGGACTACGTAACAAACATATACTCGGCTGAGCTGGACAGGGCCAAAAGCAAGTTCACGAACTTGACTGAGGATTCCCTTGTTTCCGCAGTTGTTCCGTTTTACGTAGAGTTTCCCGTGGACGGTGCCTTAGTGGGCCTGAGTAACTCCCTCAGGATCGACGCTTTCGTTCCGTTCATTCCCTTGATAGCGGAGATGAAGTCAGGGAAGTACAGATACTCTCACGAGCTGTCACTGGCAGGTTACGCCTTGGCTGTGGAGAGTCAGTATGAGGTTCCAGTGGATTTCGGTTACCTCTGTTACGTAAACGTCACGGAGAAGGAGGTAAAGAGTAACTGTAAGTTAATACCGATCTCGGACGCACTGAGGAGCGAATTCCTTGAGGTGAGGGACAAAGGGCTGGGGATCCTTGATAGCGGGGTGGATCCTGGGGTAGCTAACGATTGCGAGAAGGAGTGCCTCTTCTACAAGGTATGCCACACAGGATAA